In Marinicauda algicola, one DNA window encodes the following:
- a CDS encoding Maf family protein, with translation MTLILASGSASRRAILQSAGIDFEVDPADLDEDALKAGFAGDLGDLALRLAEEKALAVSRRRPGLVLGADQVLDHDGRLFDKAKSVEEAEAKLRALRGRTHWLKGAIAAARDGDIIWRHRSACRMVMRDFSDAFLSDYLARAGDILTKGVGAYAYEGLGAQLFERVEGDYHAVLGLDLLPVLALLREQGEAPV, from the coding sequence ATGACCCTGATCCTGGCTTCCGGCTCGGCCTCGCGCCGCGCGATTCTCCAGAGCGCCGGCATCGATTTCGAGGTCGACCCGGCCGATCTCGACGAGGATGCGCTGAAGGCCGGCTTCGCGGGCGATCTCGGCGACCTCGCCCTGAGGCTCGCGGAGGAAAAGGCGCTCGCCGTCTCGCGCCGGCGCCCGGGCCTGGTGCTGGGGGCCGATCAGGTGCTCGATCATGACGGGCGCCTGTTCGACAAGGCGAAGTCGGTCGAGGAGGCCGAAGCCAAGCTGCGCGCCCTGCGCGGGCGAACCCACTGGCTGAAGGGCGCCATCGCCGCGGCGCGCGACGGCGACATCATCTGGCGCCACAGGAGCGCGTGCCGCATGGTCATGCGCGATTTCTCCGACGCCTTCCTGTCCGACTATCTCGCCCGCGCCGGCGACATCCTCACCAAGGGGGTGGGCGCCTACGCCTACGAGGGGCTCGGCGCGCAGCTCTTCGAGCGCGTGGAGGGCGATTACCACGCGGTTCTGGGCCTCGATCTCCTGCCCGTGCTGGCGCTGCTGCGCGAGCAGGGCGAGGCACCGGTATGA
- a CDS encoding pyruvate, water dikinase regulatory protein → MPHRSSDMRVFYHVHMISDSTGETLMAVMRASAAQFDRAEPIEHLFALVRSPRQLDKALEHVADFPGIVMYTMVNSDLRREIEDRCAELHVPAIAVLDPIQATLSGYLGAPVTGKAGAQRALDAEYYRRIEAMNYSMAHDDGQGDNLAGAEVILLGISRTSKTPTSVYLGHRGIRTANIPIVPGAPLPEELFFLKKPLIVGLTASPERIVQIRRNRLLNLKEDRETGYVDEDRVREELIHAKRLFAKYGWPTIDVTRRSIEETAAKVINLLSEHRNTV, encoded by the coding sequence ATGCCTCACCGTTCCTCGGACATGCGCGTCTTCTATCATGTGCACATGATCTCGGACTCGACCGGGGAAACGCTGATGGCCGTGATGCGGGCTTCGGCGGCCCAGTTCGACCGCGCCGAACCGATCGAGCACCTGTTCGCCCTGGTGCGCTCGCCGCGCCAGCTGGACAAGGCGCTCGAACACGTCGCCGATTTCCCCGGCATCGTCATGTACACCATGGTCAATTCCGACCTCCGGCGGGAGATCGAGGACCGCTGCGCCGAGCTGCACGTCCCGGCCATCGCGGTGCTCGACCCGATCCAGGCGACGCTGTCGGGCTATCTGGGCGCTCCGGTCACGGGAAAGGCCGGCGCCCAGCGCGCGCTCGACGCGGAGTATTACCGGCGCATCGAGGCGATGAACTATTCCATGGCCCATGATGACGGCCAGGGCGACAATCTCGCCGGCGCAGAAGTCATCCTGCTCGGCATCTCGCGCACCTCGAAGACGCCGACCAGCGTCTATCTCGGCCATCGCGGCATCCGCACGGCGAATATCCCGATCGTGCCGGGCGCACCGCTGCCGGAGGAACTCTTCTTCCTGAAGAAGCCGCTCATCGTCGGGCTGACCGCCTCGCCCGAGCGCATCGTGCAGATCCGGCGCAACCGGCTGCTCAATCTGAAGGAGGACCGCGAGACCGGCTATGTCGACGAGGACCGGGTGCGCGAGGAGCTGATCCACGCCAAGCGCCTGTTCGCGAAGTATGGCTGGCCGACGATCGACGTCACGCGGCGCTCAATCGAGGAGACCGCGGCCAAGGTCATCAACCTCCTGTCCGAACACAGGAATACGGTATGA
- the hemE gene encoding uroporphyrinogen decarboxylase produces MSPSGKPLLDVLAGKTRTPPPIWLMRQAGRYLPEYREVRARQPDFIAFCLNPQAAAEVTLQPIRRYGFDASIVFADILLIPHALGQKVWFEKGEGPKLEPVAPKDAGRLQLDRVEERLEPVCETLRILRRELPGDCTLIGFAGAPWTVATYMIEGGGSKDRWAARTAAWSDPAGFDALMAVLADATARYLIAQARAGAEVLKLFESWAEGLPAPLFERVVIAPTRAIVDQVRAAGIEAPIIGFPKGAGPLAVRYARETGIDALAIDHGLDTGWAAGALPAGLPVQGQLDPAVLKAGGAALDGEVDRLLAAWKDRPYVFNLGHGINPDVPPDHVTRLVNRVRGL; encoded by the coding sequence TTGAGTCCGAGCGGCAAGCCCCTTCTCGACGTGCTGGCGGGCAAGACCCGTACCCCGCCGCCGATCTGGCTGATGCGGCAGGCGGGCCGCTACCTGCCGGAATACCGCGAGGTCCGCGCGAGGCAACCCGATTTCATCGCCTTCTGCCTGAACCCGCAGGCGGCCGCCGAGGTGACGCTCCAGCCGATCCGGCGCTACGGTTTCGATGCCTCCATCGTGTTCGCCGACATCCTGCTGATCCCGCACGCGCTCGGCCAGAAGGTCTGGTTCGAGAAGGGCGAGGGGCCGAAGCTCGAGCCGGTCGCGCCGAAAGATGCCGGCCGGCTTCAGCTCGACCGGGTGGAGGAGCGCCTGGAACCGGTGTGCGAGACCTTGCGCATCCTGCGCCGCGAGCTTCCCGGCGACTGCACACTCATCGGCTTCGCCGGCGCGCCCTGGACGGTCGCGACCTACATGATCGAGGGCGGCGGATCGAAGGATCGCTGGGCCGCGCGCACGGCGGCTTGGAGCGATCCCGCCGGCTTCGATGCGCTGATGGCGGTGCTGGCCGATGCCACGGCGCGCTACCTGATCGCGCAGGCGCGGGCCGGAGCGGAGGTGCTCAAGCTGTTCGAGAGCTGGGCCGAGGGCCTGCCCGCGCCGCTGTTCGAGCGGGTCGTGATCGCGCCCACGAGGGCCATCGTCGACCAGGTGCGCGCCGCGGGGATCGAGGCGCCGATCATCGGGTTTCCCAAGGGCGCCGGTCCGCTGGCGGTGCGCTATGCGCGGGAGACGGGGATCGACGCGCTGGCGATCGATCACGGGCTGGACACCGGCTGGGCGGCCGGAGCGCTGCCGGCCGGCCTCCCGGTTCAGGGCCAGCTCGACCCGGCCGTGCTGAAGGCCGGGGGCGCGGCGCTCGACGGCGAGGTGGATCGCCTGCTCGCCGCCTGGAAGGATCGGCCCTATGTCTTCAATCTCGGGCACGGGATCAATCCGGACGTGCCGCCAGACCACGTGACCCGTCTCGTCAACCGCGTGCGCGGCTTGTAG
- the hemH gene encoding ferrochelatase produces MSRRIAVVLFNLGGPDGPSSVRPFLRNLFNDPAIIYAPWPVRPMLAELISRTRAPKVAKEYAKMGGGSPIVPETLRQADALVAALEAASPQDTFEAFLAMRYWHPFTHEAVAAVKAWGADEVVLLPLYPQFSTTTSASSLKAWRDAGGDEARTVCCYPTQPDFVAAHAGLIRQAWQDAGRPSNVRVLHSAHGLPEITIARGDPYQWQVNETVRAVTAALPELDDHLTCFQSKVGPLEWIKPATEEAVREAAEAGKHIILSPIAFVSEHIETLVELDEEYRAVAEAHGAPGYTRVPALGTEPGFIEALKRLTLQALEGPVGLKPPNGEAICPAEFRRCACREAGLVRQETGEGR; encoded by the coding sequence ATGAGCCGACGCATCGCGGTCGTGCTGTTCAATCTCGGGGGTCCCGACGGGCCGTCGAGCGTGCGGCCCTTCCTGAGGAATCTGTTCAACGATCCCGCGATCATCTACGCGCCCTGGCCGGTGCGGCCGATGCTCGCCGAGCTTATCAGCCGCACGCGCGCCCCGAAGGTCGCCAAGGAATACGCCAAGATGGGCGGCGGCTCCCCGATCGTCCCGGAAACCCTCAGGCAGGCCGACGCGCTGGTAGCGGCCCTGGAGGCGGCCTCGCCGCAGGACACGTTCGAAGCCTTCCTCGCCATGCGCTACTGGCATCCCTTCACCCATGAGGCGGTGGCGGCGGTGAAGGCCTGGGGAGCCGACGAGGTCGTGCTCCTGCCGCTCTACCCGCAGTTCTCCACCACGACCAGCGCGTCCTCGCTGAAGGCCTGGCGCGATGCCGGCGGGGACGAGGCGCGCACGGTGTGCTGCTATCCGACGCAGCCCGATTTCGTCGCCGCCCATGCCGGGTTGATCCGGCAGGCCTGGCAAGACGCGGGCCGGCCGTCGAACGTGCGCGTGCTGCATTCCGCGCACGGGCTGCCGGAGATCACGATCGCGCGCGGCGATCCCTATCAGTGGCAGGTGAACGAGACGGTCAGGGCCGTCACCGCCGCGCTGCCCGAACTCGACGATCACCTGACCTGCTTCCAGTCCAAGGTCGGCCCGCTGGAGTGGATCAAGCCGGCGACCGAGGAGGCCGTGCGCGAGGCCGCCGAGGCGGGCAAGCACATCATCCTCTCGCCCATCGCCTTCGTGTCCGAGCACATCGAGACCCTGGTCGAGCTCGACGAGGAATATCGCGCGGTGGCCGAGGCCCACGGCGCGCCGGGCTATACGCGCGTGCCGGCCCTGGGCACCGAGCCCGGCTTCATCGAGGCGCTGAAGCGATTGACATTGCAGGCGCTGGAGGGTCCGGTGGGGCTGAAGCCGCCGAACGGCGAGGCGATCTGCCCGGCCGAGTTCCGGCGCTGTGCGTGCCGCGAGGCGGGGCTCGTCCGGCAGGAGACCGGGGAGGGACGATGA
- the hemJ gene encoding protoporphyrinogen oxidase HemJ gives MTDFLLDHYAWLKGLHIIAVIFWMAGMLYLPRLFVYHHQAEPGGELERALLIQERNLLKIIINPAMIAVWVIALTMIAVNTSLLGQGWLHGKLVLVLALSGIHGFYAGAQKKFARGERVRSEKFWRIMNEVPALMVIAIVLLAVVKPFA, from the coding sequence ATGACGGATTTTCTGCTCGATCACTATGCCTGGCTGAAGGGCCTGCACATCATCGCGGTGATCTTCTGGATGGCCGGCATGCTCTACCTGCCGCGCCTGTTCGTGTATCACCACCAGGCCGAGCCGGGCGGCGAGCTGGAGCGCGCCCTTCTGATCCAGGAGCGCAATCTCCTGAAGATCATCATCAACCCGGCGATGATCGCGGTCTGGGTCATCGCCCTGACGATGATCGCGGTCAACACGAGCCTGCTCGGCCAGGGCTGGCTGCATGGCAAGCTCGTGCTGGTGCTCGCCCTGTCGGGCATTCACGGCTTCTATGCCGGGGCGCAGAAGAAGTTCGCCAGGGGCGAGCGGGTGCGCAGCGAGAAGTTCTGGCGCATCATGAACGAGGTGCCCGCGCTGATGGTCATCGCCATCGTGCTGCTCGCCGTCGTGAAGCCCTTCGCCTGA
- the rho gene encoding transcription termination factor Rho, which translates to MTDINDDDYDTDEDEREDDEDEGPRVPRVNVERMSLQELKEKSPAELLELAEQLEIENASSLRKQGMMFAILKALAEDGAEIYGGGTLEVLQDGFGFLRSPEANYLAGPDDIYVSPTQIRKFGLRTGDTVEGEIRSPRDGERYFALLKVASINFEEPDQARHKVHFDNLTPLYPDERFHMELPDPTKKDRSGRVIDIVAPLGKGQRGLIVAPPRTGKTVLLQNVAHAIETNHPECFLIVLLIDERPEEVTDMQRTVKGEVIASTFDEPATRHVQVAEMVIEKAKRLVEHKRDVVILLDSITRLGRAYNTVVPSSGKVLTGGVDANALQRPKRFFGAARNIEEGGSLTIIATALIDTGSRMDEVIFEEFKGTGNSEIVLDRKVADKRVFPAIDILKSGTRKEELLVDKKELQKTYVLRRILNPMGAQDAIEFLLGKLKETKTNSDFFESMNT; encoded by the coding sequence ATGACCGACATCAACGACGACGATTACGACACCGACGAGGACGAACGCGAGGACGACGAGGACGAGGGTCCGCGCGTTCCACGCGTCAATGTCGAGCGCATGAGCCTTCAGGAGCTGAAGGAGAAATCCCCCGCCGAGCTCCTGGAGCTCGCCGAGCAGCTGGAGATCGAGAACGCCTCCTCGCTTCGCAAGCAGGGCATGATGTTCGCCATCCTCAAGGCGCTCGCCGAGGACGGGGCGGAGATCTACGGCGGCGGCACGCTGGAAGTGCTGCAGGACGGCTTCGGCTTCCTGCGCTCGCCGGAGGCCAACTATCTCGCCGGGCCGGACGACATCTACGTCTCGCCGACCCAGATCAGGAAGTTCGGCCTTCGCACCGGCGACACGGTGGAGGGCGAGATCCGCTCCCCGCGCGACGGCGAGCGCTATTTCGCGCTCCTGAAGGTCGCCTCGATCAATTTCGAGGAGCCCGACCAGGCGCGCCACAAGGTCCATTTCGACAACCTGACCCCGCTCTATCCGGACGAGCGCTTCCACATGGAGCTGCCCGATCCGACCAAGAAGGACCGCTCGGGCCGGGTGATCGACATCGTCGCCCCGCTCGGCAAGGGCCAGCGCGGGCTGATCGTCGCGCCGCCGCGCACGGGCAAGACCGTCCTGTTGCAGAACGTCGCCCACGCGATCGAGACCAATCATCCCGAATGCTTCCTCATCGTGCTGCTGATCGACGAGCGCCCGGAGGAAGTCACCGACATGCAGCGCACGGTGAAGGGCGAGGTCATCGCCTCGACCTTCGACGAGCCGGCCACGCGCCACGTCCAGGTCGCCGAGATGGTGATCGAGAAGGCCAAGCGCCTCGTGGAACACAAGCGCGACGTGGTGATCCTGCTGGACTCCATCACCCGCCTGGGGCGCGCCTACAACACGGTGGTGCCGAGCTCGGGCAAGGTGCTGACCGGCGGCGTCGACGCCAACGCCCTGCAGCGGCCCAAGCGCTTCTTCGGCGCGGCGCGGAACATCGAGGAGGGCGGCTCGCTGACCATCATCGCGACCGCGCTGATCGACACCGGCTCGCGCATGGACGAGGTGATCTTCGAGGAGTTCAAGGGCACGGGCAACTCCGAGATCGTGCTCGACCGCAAGGTCGCCGACAAGCGCGTCTTCCCGGCTATCGACATCCTGAAGTCCGGCACCCGCAAGGAGGAGCTGCTCGTCGACAAGAAGGAGCTGCAGAAGACCTATGTGCTTCGCCGCATCCTCAACCCGATGGGCGCCCAGGACGCGATCGAGTTCCTGCTCGGCAAGCTGAAGGAGACCAAGACCAATTCGGACTTCTTCGAGAGCATGAATACGTAA
- a CDS encoding glutathione S-transferase family protein — MPTPDFTLYHAPMTRSIRVRWTLEEMGLPYRLETVKFTRGDVGGAEYRQINPMQKIPAFRDGDRVLLESLAIVQYLVTKYGPTDLAVKPDEPGYGAWLEWLHFGEATMSMSVNLILAHTTLLPEEQRNPGLAKWARHEVDKHLNMIAERGLKGHDYLAADRFTAADISVVYMLYLLKLVKQFNGAPEPVRAYFDRVAAREAWRKASAD; from the coding sequence ATGCCGACGCCCGATTTCACCCTCTACCACGCTCCCATGACCCGCTCGATCCGGGTGCGCTGGACGCTGGAGGAGATGGGCCTGCCCTATCGCCTGGAGACCGTGAAGTTCACCCGCGGCGATGTCGGCGGGGCGGAATACCGCCAGATCAACCCGATGCAGAAGATCCCCGCCTTCAGGGACGGCGACCGGGTGCTGCTGGAGTCCCTGGCGATCGTGCAATACCTCGTGACGAAGTACGGTCCGACCGATCTCGCCGTGAAGCCCGACGAGCCCGGCTATGGCGCGTGGCTGGAATGGCTGCATTTCGGCGAGGCGACCATGTCGATGAGCGTCAACCTCATCCTCGCCCACACCACGCTCCTGCCCGAGGAGCAGCGCAATCCGGGCCTTGCCAAGTGGGCGCGCCACGAGGTCGACAAGCATCTCAACATGATCGCCGAGCGCGGCCTGAAAGGGCACGACTATCTCGCCGCGGACCGCTTCACCGCCGCCGACATCTCGGTGGTCTATATGCTCTATCTCCTGAAGCTGGTGAAGCAGTTCAATGGTGCGCCGGAACCGGTGAGGGCCTATTTCGACCGGGTCGCGGCCCGCGAGGCCTGGCGCAAGGCGAGCGCGGACTGA
- a CDS encoding tyrosinase family protein, with amino-acid sequence MAFDFNRRSLILSGAALSAMAGTSLLGGCESLLQKIQNRPTRRGTQSLSSTDPVWSVYRAAVSAMQARQAGDARNWTEQARIHLDHCPHGNWFFLPWHRAYLFYFEQICRELSGDDGFALPYWNWNQNRSIPAPFWSGVLNHPRSVNSSSTLPDSWVGDTVLNNILALTNFTQFASGPSTTQRGFSFSGSLEATPHNNVHGWTGGDMGTYWSPLDPIFWLHHCMIDCMWWHWNADLGNPNTNDPGWSNFTFSNNFVDGNGNPVDIQVISTVLMPLLSYRYEPCQIGGDTMLEMARRDVADARRLREFLEAGAEVPTRLDDSVVLDRGLVAMIGEPVRSELVIPAELARQALDGRAPHLVAELEGVRPPADESFFVRVFLNLPEANAQTSTDSPHYAGSFGFFEDPDAHAGHDAGRAFRVDLTPGLRRLSQAGRLGNAVAIQLVAVPMPGREPVAAPAMPIQAVRAGLLPAVRTRFDERE; translated from the coding sequence ATGGCATTCGATTTCAATCGGCGTTCGCTCATTCTCTCCGGCGCCGCGCTGTCGGCCATGGCGGGCACGAGCTTGCTGGGCGGCTGCGAAAGCCTGCTGCAGAAGATCCAGAACCGGCCGACGCGCCGCGGCACGCAGAGCCTGTCATCCACAGATCCGGTCTGGAGCGTGTACCGCGCGGCAGTCAGCGCGATGCAGGCGCGCCAGGCCGGGGACGCGCGCAACTGGACCGAACAGGCGCGCATCCATCTCGACCACTGCCCGCACGGGAACTGGTTCTTCCTGCCCTGGCACCGGGCCTACCTCTTCTATTTCGAGCAGATCTGCCGCGAACTCAGCGGCGACGACGGCTTCGCCCTGCCCTACTGGAACTGGAACCAGAACCGGTCCATCCCGGCCCCGTTCTGGAGCGGCGTGCTCAACCACCCGCGATCGGTCAATTCCTCGAGCACGCTGCCCGACAGCTGGGTCGGCGACACGGTGCTGAACAACATCCTCGCGCTGACCAACTTCACCCAATTCGCCAGCGGCCCGTCGACGACCCAGCGCGGCTTCTCCTTCTCCGGCTCTCTCGAAGCCACGCCGCACAACAACGTGCATGGCTGGACGGGCGGGGACATGGGAACCTACTGGTCGCCGCTCGACCCGATCTTCTGGCTGCACCACTGCATGATCGACTGCATGTGGTGGCACTGGAACGCGGATCTCGGCAATCCCAACACCAACGACCCGGGATGGAGCAATTTCACCTTCTCCAACAATTTCGTGGACGGGAACGGCAATCCGGTCGACATCCAGGTGATCAGCACCGTGCTCATGCCGCTGCTCTCCTATCGCTACGAGCCCTGCCAGATCGGCGGGGACACGATGCTGGAGATGGCGCGCCGCGACGTGGCCGACGCCCGCCGCCTTCGCGAGTTCCTGGAGGCGGGCGCCGAGGTGCCGACCCGGCTGGACGACAGTGTCGTCCTCGACCGGGGCCTTGTGGCCATGATCGGCGAGCCGGTCCGCAGCGAACTCGTCATCCCCGCCGAGCTCGCACGTCAGGCGCTCGACGGCCGCGCGCCGCATCTCGTCGCCGAGCTGGAGGGCGTGCGCCCGCCGGCCGACGAATCCTTCTTCGTGCGGGTCTTCCTCAACCTGCCCGAGGCGAATGCGCAGACCTCCACCGACAGCCCTCACTATGCGGGCTCGTTCGGCTTCTTCGAGGATCCCGACGCCCATGCCGGCCACGATGCGGGCCGGGCCTTCCGGGTCGATCTCACGCCGGGGCTGCGCAGGCTGTCCCAGGCGGGACGGCTCGGGAACGCGGTCGCCATCCAGCTCGTTGCCGTGCCGATGCCCGGCCGCGAGCCGGTCGCGGCGCCCGCGATGCCGATCCAGGCCGTGCGGGCCGGCCTGCTGCCCGCGGTCCGCACCCGCTTCGACGAGAGGGAGTGA
- a CDS encoding glycerophosphodiester phosphodiesterase family protein: MKDALRFLSFLPLGLVSALTLANCGPRASTYEDAREETAREAIAGDWLDGLALGIYLDCTREAGATLVQAHRGGPRPGHAENAISTFERSILDGAVFVEMDVARTADGHLVLMHDDTVDRTTTGSGPVSQVTLEEFGSLRLVDETGTVLDEAPPTFAEALAAIEGAAIAQVDLKDVTVAEAIAGLKAADATGRAVLITYSLEDAIAAHGEAPELMISAGLDDLSDLATLEQAGVDLSRIVAWLGLGHGEPEFDAALAARGIETSFGDFRAERQGTANYLEMADNGAEVISVDDVAAATRALRAAQTARGVYATCPQARG; encoded by the coding sequence ATGAAGGACGCGCTGCGCTTTCTCTCCTTCCTGCCGCTCGGGCTCGTCAGCGCCCTCACGCTCGCCAATTGCGGGCCGCGCGCCTCGACCTACGAGGACGCGCGCGAGGAGACCGCCCGCGAGGCGATCGCCGGGGACTGGCTCGATGGGCTCGCGCTCGGGATCTATCTCGACTGCACGCGCGAGGCCGGCGCGACGCTGGTCCAGGCCCATCGCGGCGGGCCGCGCCCCGGCCATGCGGAGAATGCGATCTCCACCTTCGAGCGGTCGATCCTCGACGGCGCGGTCTTCGTCGAAATGGACGTGGCGCGAACCGCCGACGGCCATCTCGTCCTGATGCACGACGACACGGTCGACCGCACCACGACGGGCAGCGGACCGGTCTCGCAGGTGACGCTCGAGGAGTTCGGTTCCCTGCGCCTGGTCGACGAGACCGGCACGGTGCTCGACGAAGCCCCGCCGACCTTCGCCGAGGCGCTCGCCGCGATCGAGGGCGCCGCCATCGCCCAGGTCGACCTGAAGGACGTGACGGTGGCCGAGGCGATCGCGGGACTGAAGGCGGCGGACGCGACCGGACGGGCCGTGCTGATCACCTATTCGCTGGAGGACGCGATCGCGGCGCATGGCGAGGCGCCCGAACTCATGATCTCCGCCGGGCTCGACGATCTCTCCGATCTCGCGACCCTGGAACAGGCCGGTGTCGATCTCTCCCGGATCGTCGCCTGGCTGGGCCTCGGTCACGGCGAGCCGGAGTTCGACGCGGCGCTCGCCGCGCGCGGCATCGAGACCAGCTTCGGCGACTTCCGCGCCGAACGGCAGGGCACGGCGAACTATCTGGAAATGGCCGACAATGGCGCGGAAGTGATCAGCGTCGACGACGTCGCCGCCGCCACCCGCGCCCTGCGCGCCGCCCAGACGGCGAGGGGCGTCTACGCCACCTGCCCGCAGGCGCGAGGCTGA
- a CDS encoding dienelactone hydrolase family protein → MATGEQVTIKTPDGEFMAYQNGEGPAIVVIQEIFGVNQVMRDLTDHYAAQGFTAICPDLFWRIKPGIQLTDKTEEEWQQAFDYMNQFDIDKGVDDIGETLRYARRQGGGKAGAVGYCLGGLLAYLTACRTGSDATVGYYGVNIDKYLGEAKTIAKPLMLHIAAEDRFVDKDAQKTVMDALKDHDQVTLHRYEGVDHAFARPGGEHFDAKAAENANARTRAFFQSHLG, encoded by the coding sequence ATGGCGACGGGAGAACAGGTCACCATCAAGACCCCGGACGGCGAGTTCATGGCCTATCAGAACGGGGAGGGGCCGGCCATCGTCGTGATCCAGGAGATCTTCGGCGTCAACCAGGTGATGCGCGATCTCACCGATCATTATGCGGCCCAGGGCTTCACCGCGATCTGCCCGGACCTGTTCTGGCGCATCAAGCCGGGCATCCAGCTGACCGACAAGACCGAGGAAGAATGGCAGCAAGCCTTTGATTACATGAATCAATTCGACATCGACAAGGGCGTCGACGACATCGGCGAGACGCTTCGCTACGCACGCCGCCAGGGCGGGGGCAAGGCCGGCGCGGTCGGCTACTGCCTCGGCGGGCTGCTCGCCTATCTCACCGCCTGCCGCACCGGCAGCGATGCGACGGTCGGCTATTACGGGGTCAATATCGACAAGTATCTGGGCGAGGCGAAGACCATCGCCAAGCCGCTCATGCTGCACATCGCGGCCGAGGACCGCTTCGTCGACAAGGACGCCCAGAAGACGGTGATGGACGCGCTGAAGGACCACGACCAGGTCACGCTCCACCGCTACGAGGGCGTCGACCATGCCTTCGCCCGCCCGGGCGGGGAGCATTTCGACGCCAAGGCGGCGGAGAACGCCAATGCGCGCACCCGCGCCTTCTTCCAGTCCCATCTCGGCTGA
- a CDS encoding DUF6489 family protein, protein MKVNIEIDCSPEEARAFMGLPDVSAFNQQMVEEMSARMRENIKQMEPETFMRSMMSFGGEWQRQFMDMMQKASGSKS, encoded by the coding sequence ATGAAGGTCAATATCGAGATCGACTGCAGCCCCGAGGAAGCCCGGGCCTTCATGGGTCTGCCCGACGTGTCCGCGTTCAACCAGCAGATGGTCGAGGAGATGAGCGCGCGCATGCGCGAGAACATCAAGCAGATGGAGCCGGAGACCTTCATGCGCTCGATGATGAGCTTCGGCGGCGAGTGGCAGCGCCAGTTCATGGACATGATGCAGAAGGCGTCGGGCTCGAAGAGCTGA